Proteins from a single region of Nocardiopsis dassonvillei subsp. dassonvillei DSM 43111:
- a CDS encoding AMP-binding protein produces MAPNAEGPHATSRTRHVLETVRVLVRAGVLSPGRPDRVVRQLRALRTWGATIAGGYAAANERVPDAVAVVDELGPTTFREMDLRGRELARDLRRAGVGAGARVGVLCRNHSGFVQTMVACGRLGADTVLLNTGLSAGQLAAAVGGNGVSVVVADAEFEGMCAELDPGVVRVTAWGEPSDGGPGVPWRAREVSESDPEPPERPGRLVVLTSGTTGAPKGARRPTPRGPQDAASVLSRIPLRSSDRILVSAPIFHTWGLAGVQLGMSMRATLVMRRLFEPEDALRTVQEERCTALFAVPVMLRRIMDLPRSTRERYDTSSLRIVACSGSAMSPQLITGFMDAFGDVLYNLYGSTEVSWATIATPGEMRLSPTTAGRPPLGTRIAVLDPGGVEVPPGTEGSIHVGNDMLFDGYTDGRSRRVADGLMETGDRGHVDANGLLHVAGRDDDMIVSGGENVFPRPVEEAIVTLPEVREVVVTGVPDEEFGQRFAAYVVPHEGRGVDPNQVRTHVRRVLGRFSVPRDVVVVDELPRNATGKVVKRLLPRREERG; encoded by the coding sequence ATGGCGCCCAACGCCGAAGGCCCGCACGCCACCTCCCGCACGCGACACGTCCTGGAAACGGTGCGGGTGCTCGTCCGCGCCGGTGTGCTCAGCCCGGGACGTCCCGACAGGGTCGTCCGCCAGCTCCGCGCGCTGCGCACGTGGGGCGCCACGATCGCCGGGGGCTACGCCGCCGCGAACGAGCGCGTGCCCGACGCCGTCGCGGTCGTCGACGAGCTGGGCCCCACGACCTTCCGCGAGATGGACCTGCGCGGCCGCGAGCTGGCCAGGGACCTGCGCCGCGCGGGTGTGGGCGCGGGTGCGCGCGTGGGCGTGCTGTGCCGCAACCACAGCGGTTTCGTGCAGACGATGGTGGCCTGCGGGCGCTTGGGCGCCGACACCGTGCTGCTGAACACGGGGCTGTCGGCGGGCCAGCTGGCCGCGGCCGTGGGGGGCAACGGGGTGTCGGTGGTCGTCGCCGACGCCGAGTTCGAGGGGATGTGCGCCGAGCTCGATCCCGGTGTCGTGCGGGTGACGGCCTGGGGGGAGCCCTCCGACGGGGGCCCGGGGGTGCCGTGGCGGGCGCGGGAGGTCTCGGAGTCCGATCCGGAGCCGCCGGAGCGCCCCGGCCGTCTGGTCGTGCTGACGTCGGGGACGACGGGCGCGCCCAAGGGGGCGCGGAGGCCCACTCCGAGGGGGCCGCAGGACGCGGCGTCGGTGCTGTCGCGCATCCCGCTGCGGTCCTCGGACCGCATCCTGGTGTCGGCGCCGATCTTCCACACGTGGGGGCTGGCGGGTGTGCAGCTGGGCATGTCGATGCGGGCGACGTTGGTGATGAGGCGGCTGTTCGAGCCGGAGGACGCTCTGCGCACGGTCCAGGAGGAGCGGTGCACCGCGCTGTTCGCGGTGCCGGTGATGCTGCGGCGGATCATGGACCTGCCCCGGTCCACGCGCGAGCGGTACGACACGTCGTCGCTGCGGATCGTGGCGTGCAGCGGCTCGGCGATGAGCCCGCAGCTGATCACGGGTTTCATGGACGCGTTCGGGGACGTGCTCTACAACCTGTACGGGTCGACCGAGGTGTCGTGGGCGACGATCGCGACTCCCGGGGAGATGCGGCTGTCCCCGACGACGGCGGGCCGTCCGCCCCTGGGGACGCGGATCGCGGTCCTGGACCCCGGCGGGGTGGAGGTGCCTCCGGGGACGGAGGGGTCGATCCACGTCGGCAACGACATGCTCTTCGACGGCTACACGGACGGGCGGAGCAGGAGGGTCGCGGACGGGTTGATGGAGACCGGCGACCGGGGTCACGTGGACGCGAACGGACTGCTGCACGTGGCGGGCCGGGACGACGACATGATCGTCTCGGGCGGGGAGAACGTGTTCCCCCGGCCGGTCGAGGAGGCGATCGTGACGCTTCCCGAGGTGCGTGAGGTCGTGGTGACGGGTGTGCCCGACGAGGAGTTCGGGCAGCGGTTCGCGGCGTACGTGGTGCCGCACGAGGGCCGGGGCGTGGATCCGAATCAGGTGCGGACGCACGTGCGGCGGGTGCTCGGGCGGTTCTCGGTGCCGCGCGACGTGGTGGTCGTGGACGAGCTGCCGCGCAACGCCACGGGCAAGGTGGTCAAGCGCCTGCTGCCCCGTCGGGAGGAGCGCGGATAG
- a CDS encoding MarR family winged helix-turn-helix transcriptional regulator encodes MVAMADRTPAPAGGFSLPAVDEQMCFALYAASRAVTNLYRPLLEPLGLTYPQYLVMMLLWERGECWVKDFGSVLQLDYGTLTPLLKRLEARGLLVRGRDPRDERSVLVALTEEGGRLRARAEGIPEAIGRVIDLPEEEFEATRLALRRLTANVLAGQAQLPEGG; translated from the coding sequence ATGGTGGCGATGGCCGACCGAACCCCCGCCCCCGCGGGCGGCTTCTCCCTTCCCGCAGTAGACGAGCAGATGTGCTTCGCCCTCTACGCGGCGTCGCGTGCGGTCACCAACCTGTACCGGCCCCTGCTGGAGCCGTTGGGGCTGACCTATCCCCAGTACCTGGTGATGATGCTCCTCTGGGAGCGCGGCGAGTGCTGGGTGAAGGACTTCGGCTCCGTACTCCAGCTGGACTACGGGACCCTCACACCGCTGCTCAAGCGGCTGGAGGCCCGGGGACTGCTGGTCCGGGGGCGTGATCCGCGGGACGAGCGCTCCGTCCTCGTCGCCCTCACCGAGGAGGGCGGGCGGCTCAGGGCACGCGCCGAGGGGATTCCGGAGGCGATCGGGAGGGTCATCGACCTCCCCGAGGAGGAGTTCGAGGCCACCAGGCTGGCGCTGCGCCGCCTGACCGCGAACGTTCTCGCGGGACAGGCCCAGCTGCCCGAGGGCGGCTGA